A DNA window from Streptococcus parapneumoniae contains the following coding sequences:
- the trmD gene encoding tRNA (guanosine(37)-N1)-methyltransferase TrmD, translating to MKIDILTLFPEMFSPLEHSIVGKAREKGLLDIQYHNFRENAEKARHVDDEPYGGGQGMLLRVQPIFDAFDAIEKKNPRVILLDPAGKQFDQAYAEDLAQEEELIFICGHYEGYDERIKTLVTDEISLGDYVLTGGELAAMTMIDATVRLIPEVIGKESSHQDDSFSSGLLEYPQYTRPYDYRGMVVPDVLMSGHHEKIRQWRLYESLKKTYERRPDLLEHYQLTAEEEKMLAEIKENKE from the coding sequence ATGAAGATTGATATTTTAACCCTTTTTCCAGAGATGTTTTCTCCGCTAGAGCACTCAATTGTTGGAAAGGCTCGTGAAAAAGGGCTCTTGGATATCCAGTATCATAATTTTCGAGAAAATGCTGAAAAGGCCCGCCATGTCGACGATGAGCCCTACGGAGGCGGTCAGGGGATGCTGCTCCGAGTCCAACCTATTTTCGATGCCTTTGATGCTATTGAAAAGAAAAATCCTCGCGTCATCCTTCTCGATCCTGCAGGGAAACAGTTCGATCAGGCCTATGCTGAGGATTTAGCTCAAGAGGAAGAGCTAATCTTTATCTGTGGGCACTACGAGGGTTATGATGAGCGCATTAAGACCTTGGTGACAGATGAGATCTCCCTGGGCGACTATGTCTTGACTGGTGGGGAATTGGCGGCTATGACCATGATTGATGCTACGGTACGCCTGATTCCAGAAGTGATTGGCAAGGAGTCTAGCCACCAAGATGATAGTTTTTCTTCAGGCCTTCTCGAATACCCTCAGTACACACGCCCTTATGATTATCGAGGCATGGTTGTCCCAGATGTTCTGATGAGCGGGCACCATGAAAAGATTCGTCAGTGGCGATTGTATGAGAGTTTGAAGAAAACCTACGAACGCAGACCGGATTTGCTTGAACATTATCAACTGACAGCAGAAGAAGAAAAAATGCTGGCAGAAATCAAAGAAAACAAAGAATAA
- the rimM gene encoding ribosome maturation factor RimM (Essential for efficient processing of 16S rRNA): MNYFNVGKIVNTQGLQGEMRVLSVTDFAEERFKKGTELALFDEKDQFVQTVTIASHRKQKNFDIIKFKDMYHINAIEKYKGYSLKVAEEDLNDLDDGEFYYHEIIGLEVYEGDNLIGTIKEILQPGANDVWVVKRKGKRDLLLPYIPPVVLNVDIPNNRVDVEILEGLDDED; this comes from the coding sequence ATGAACTACTTTAATGTTGGGAAAATCGTCAATACGCAAGGGTTACAGGGTGAGATGCGAGTCTTGTCTGTGACAGATTTTGCAGAAGAACGGTTTAAAAAAGGTACTGAGCTGGCTTTGTTTGATGAAAAAGATCAGTTTGTTCAAACAGTGACCATCGCTAGTCACCGTAAACAGAAGAACTTTGACATTATTAAATTCAAAGATATGTACCATATCAACGCTATCGAAAAGTACAAGGGATACAGTCTCAAGGTTGCTGAGGAAGATTTGAATGACCTAGACGATGGTGAATTTTATTATCACGAGATTATCGGTTTGGAAGTCTATGAGGGTGATAACTTGATTGGAACCATCAAGGAAATCCTGCAACCAGGTGCCAACGATGTCTGGGTGGTCAAGCGAAAAGGCAAGCGTGATTTATTATTGCCTTATATCCCACCAGTGGTTCTCAATGTTGATATTCCAAATAACCGCGTCGATGTGGAAATCTTAGAAGGGTTAGACGATGAAGATTGA
- a CDS encoding alpha/beta hydrolase encodes MKRIEVSTEIGSLSVTYQKQKKMLVCLSGAGLLPSYENFSLILEKLPPTIGYLTIDFPNTGRSPIHDQSDKNLDNLVDAVYEVLEELGISEYILCVHSLSGILACKLLNKPIKCQALVAIEPTTKNVMFADFSENPYPEMEEQMRLIEECGPELYFKNLTQATFSPETNKEIWEIMQEKGLELEKQNPEFQISGEITEEDFENVSIESYIPVFIFCQPYREKEYRESEYCTSNTKLILGGNHHYLQWSESEKIAAIIRELSE; translated from the coding sequence ATGAAGAGGATTGAAGTATCTACAGAAATTGGTAGTCTCTCTGTTACTTATCAAAAGCAAAAGAAAATGCTAGTTTGTTTAAGTGGCGCAGGTTTGCTACCAAGTTATGAAAATTTTTCACTTATACTTGAAAAACTTCCTCCTACAATTGGTTATTTGACAATTGATTTTCCGAACACAGGTAGGAGTCCGATTCATGACCAATCTGACAAAAATCTGGATAATCTTGTAGATGCAGTTTATGAAGTACTTGAAGAATTAGGGATTTCTGAATATATACTTTGTGTACATAGTTTGAGTGGAATTTTAGCTTGTAAATTGCTCAACAAACCAATTAAGTGTCAGGCTTTAGTAGCAATTGAACCGACAACTAAAAACGTCATGTTTGCTGATTTTTCAGAAAATCCTTATCCAGAAATGGAAGAGCAGATGAGGCTGATTGAGGAGTGTGGTCCTGAACTTTATTTTAAGAACTTAACTCAAGCAACATTTAGTCCTGAAACGAATAAAGAAATCTGGGAAATAATGCAAGAAAAAGGCTTAGAGTTGGAAAAGCAAAATCCAGAATTTCAGATATCTGGAGAGATTACTGAGGAAGATTTTGAGAATGTATCTATAGAATCTTATATCCCTGTATTTATTTTTTGTCAGCCTTATAGAGAAAAAGAGTACAGAGAATCAGAATATTGTACTTCCAATACTAAACTCATTTTAGGAGGGAATCACCATTATTTACAATGGTCAGAATCGGAAAAAATTGCGGCTATTATTCGAGAATTGTCAGAATAA
- the kphA gene encoding RNA-binding protein KphA, producing the protein MDTIENLIIAIVKPLISQPDALTIKIEDTPEFLEYHLNLDQSDVGRVIGRKGRTISAIRTIVYSVPTEDKKVRIVIDEK; encoded by the coding sequence ATGGATACGATTGAAAATCTCATTATTGCGATTGTGAAACCCTTGATTTCACAACCAGATGCCTTAACTATCAAGATTGAAGATACACCAGAATTTTTGGAATATCATTTGAATCTTGATCAAAGCGATGTGGGTCGTGTAATCGGTCGTAAGGGTCGCACTATTTCTGCGATAAGAACGATTGTCTACTCTGTCCCAACTGAAGACAAAAAAGTAAGAATCGTTATTGATGAAAAATAA
- the rpsP gene encoding 30S ribosomal protein S16, producing the protein MAVKIRLTRMGSKKKPFYRINVADSRSPRDGRFIETVGTYNPLVAENQVTLKEDRVLAWLADGAQPSDTVRNILSKEGVLKKFHDSKFAK; encoded by the coding sequence ATGGCAGTTAAAATCCGTTTGACTCGTATGGGTTCTAAGAAAAAACCTTTCTACCGTATCAACGTAGCAGATTCACGTTCACCACGTGACGGACGTTTCATCGAAACAGTTGGAACTTACAACCCACTTGTTGCTGAAAACCAAGTAACTTTGAAAGAAGACCGCGTTCTTGCATGGTTGGCTGATGGAGCTCAACCTTCAGATACAGTTCGCAACATCCTTTCAAAAGAAGGCGTATTGAAAAAATTCCACGATTCTAAATTCGCAAAATAA
- a CDS encoding DUF3796 domain-containing protein: MKKSQKMRGLIAMIAVALVIDFIVLFGSNLSWEPKLVITGISVSGQIIAIWSWLHMKLWSHKSQKGKGKIIFNLSAKLYTILLFAASIFYTVGIWVATPSESSGIKEWILGIGLVIEVIVFGFFCLKNVKETPDERFYANLAKAASLMFAFILGALMILAVIIGYMGSLTLYMGQIFISIAALICIFAVVYFILERRG; this comes from the coding sequence ATGAAAAAAAGTCAAAAAATGCGTGGCCTCATTGCAATGATTGCCGTAGCTCTCGTTATTGATTTTATTGTTTTATTTGGTTCTAATCTTAGTTGGGAACCCAAGTTAGTTATTACTGGTATTTCAGTGTCAGGTCAAATTATAGCTATTTGGAGCTGGCTACATATGAAACTATGGTCTCATAAGAGTCAGAAAGGTAAGGGAAAGATTATTTTTAACTTGTCTGCTAAGCTTTACACGATACTTTTGTTTGCAGCAAGTATTTTTTATACAGTAGGAATTTGGGTTGCGACCCCAAGCGAAAGTTCTGGTATTAAAGAATGGATTTTAGGAATTGGCCTCGTTATTGAAGTGATTGTATTTGGTTTTTTCTGTTTGAAAAATGTCAAGGAAACTCCGGACGAACGCTTTTATGCTAATTTAGCCAAGGCAGCTAGCTTGATGTTTGCTTTTATACTAGGCGCACTGATGATCCTAGCAGTTATCATTGGGTATATGGGGTCTCTCACTCTTTACATGGGACAGATCTTTATTAGCATAGCTGCCTTGATTTGCATCTTTGCGGTTGTCTATTTTATCTTGGAACGTAGAGGATAA
- a CDS encoding helix-turn-helix transcriptional regulator, with protein MAKESKIITNLKSVRESTGMTQQELADLIGMRRETILHLENNRYNPSLEMALKIAQVFNLKVEDLFELRQKEET; from the coding sequence ATGGCCAAAGAAAGCAAGATTATTACTAATCTCAAATCTGTTCGTGAGTCCACAGGTATGACCCAGCAGGAGTTAGCCGACCTCATCGGCATGCGACGCGAGACAATTCTGCACTTGGAAAATAACCGTTACAATCCTTCGCTGGAAATGGCTCTTAAAATTGCTCAAGTTTTTAATCTAAAAGTAGAAGACCTCTTTGAACTCAGACAGAAAGAGGAAACATAA
- a CDS encoding peptidylprolyl isomerase: MKKLATLLLLSTVALAGCSNIQRSLRGDDYVDSSLAAEESSKAAAQSSKELNDALTNENANFPQLSKEVAEDEAEVILHTSQGDIRIKLFPKLAPLAVENFLTHAKEGYYNGITFHRVIDGFMVQTGDPKGDGTGGQSIWHDKDKTKDKGTGFKNEITPYLYNIRGALSMANTGQPNTNGSQFFINQNSTDTSAKLPTSKYPKKIIEAYKEGGNPSLDGKHPVFGQVIDGMDVVDKIAKAEKDEKDKPTTAITIDSIEVVKDYDFKS; this comes from the coding sequence ATGAAAAAACTAGCAACCCTTCTTTTACTATCAACTGTAGCCCTAGCTGGGTGTAGCAACATCCAACGCAGTCTACGTGGTGATGACTATGTTGATTCCAGTCTTGCTGCTGAGGAAAGCTCCAAAGCAGCTGCCCAATCTTCCAAGGAATTAAACGATGCTTTAACAAACGAGAATGCCAACTTCCCGCAACTTTCTAAGGAAGTTGCTGAAGATGAAGCCGAAGTGATTCTACACACAAGTCAGGGTGATATTCGCATTAAACTCTTCCCAAAACTCGCTCCTCTAGCGGTTGAAAACTTCCTCACTCATGCCAAAGAAGGCTACTATAACGGCATTACCTTCCACCGTGTCATCGATGGCTTTATGGTTCAAACTGGAGATCCAAAAGGAGACGGTACAGGTGGTCAGTCCATCTGGCATGACAAGGATAAGACAAAAGACAAGGGAACTGGTTTTAAAAACGAGATTACTCCTTATCTCTATAACATCCGTGGTGCTCTTTCTATGGCTAATACTGGTCAACCAAACACCAATGGCAGCCAGTTCTTCATCAACCAAAACTCTACAGATACCTCTGCTAAACTCCCTACAAGCAAGTATCCAAAGAAAATCATTGAAGCCTACAAAGAAGGTGGAAACCCTAGTCTAGATGGCAAACACCCCGTCTTTGGTCAAGTGATTGACGGTATGGATGTTGTAGATAAAATTGCTAAAGCCGAAAAAGATGAAAAAGACAAACCAACGACTGCTATTACTATTGACAGCATCGAAGTGGTGAAAGACTACGATTTTAAATCTTAA
- a CDS encoding ABC-F family ATP-binding cassette domain-containing protein, with the protein MSILEVKNLSHGFGDRAIFEDVSFRLLKGEHIGLVGANGEGKSTFMSIVTGKMLPDEGKVEWSKYVTAGYLDQHSVLAEGQSVRDVLRTAFDELFKAEARINDLYMEMAEDGADVDVLMEEVGELQDRLESRDFYTLDAKIDEVARALGVMDFGMDTDVTSLSGGQRTKVLLAKLLLEKPDILLLDEPTNYLDAEHIDWLKRYLQNYENAFVLISHDIPFLNDVINIVYHVENQQLTRYSGDYYQFQEVYAMKKSQLEAAYERQQKEIADLKDFVARNKARVATRNMAMSRQKKLDKMDIIELQSEKPKPSFDFKPARTPGRFIFQAKDLQIGYDRPLTKPLNLTFERNQKVAIIGANGIGKTTLLKSLLGIIPPIAGEVERGDYLELGYFEQEVEGGNRQTPLEAVWNAFPALNQAEVRAALARCGLTTKHIESQIQVLSGGEQAKVRFCLLMNRENNVLVLDEPTNHLDVDAKDELKRALKEYKGSILMVCHEPDFYEGWMDQIWDFNKLT; encoded by the coding sequence ATGAGTATTTTAGAAGTTAAAAATTTGAGTCACGGTTTTGGTGACCGTGCAATTTTTGAAGATGTGTCCTTCCGTCTCCTCAAGGGTGAACATATTGGTCTGGTCGGTGCCAATGGTGAAGGCAAATCAACTTTTATGAGCATCGTGACTGGTAAGATGTTGCCAGATGAAGGAAAGGTTGAGTGGTCTAAATATGTGACTGCTGGTTACTTGGATCAGCACTCCGTCCTTGCTGAAGGGCAGTCGGTGCGCGATGTTCTCCGTACGGCCTTTGATGAACTTTTCAAAGCTGAAGCTCGTATCAATGACCTCTATATGGAAATGGCTGAAGACGGTGCGGATGTTGATGTCCTCATGGAAGAAGTGGGAGAACTCCAAGACCGCTTGGAGAGTCGTGATTTCTACACCTTGGATGCTAAGATTGATGAAGTAGCTCGCGCCCTTGGTGTCATGGACTTTGGCATGGATACAGATGTAACCTCTTTGTCAGGTGGGCAAAGAACCAAGGTACTTTTGGCTAAACTCCTCCTTGAAAAGCCTGATATCTTGCTGTTGGACGAGCCGACCAACTACTTGGATGCTGAGCATATTGATTGGCTCAAGCGCTATCTCCAAAACTATGAGAATGCTTTTGTCCTTATTTCGCACGATATTCCATTCCTAAATGACGTTATCAATATTGTCTACCATGTGGAAAATCAACAGTTGACACGATACTCTGGTGACTACTACCAGTTCCAAGAAGTCTATGCTATGAAGAAATCTCAGCTAGAGGCAGCCTACGAACGTCAGCAGAAAGAGATTGCGGACCTCAAGGACTTTGTCGCTCGTAATAAAGCCCGTGTTGCAACACGAAACATGGCCATGTCCCGTCAGAAGAAATTGGATAAGATGGATATTATCGAACTGCAAAGTGAGAAACCAAAACCATCCTTTGATTTCAAACCAGCTCGTACACCAGGACGCTTTATCTTCCAAGCCAAGGATTTGCAAATTGGTTATGACCGTCCTCTGACCAAGCCTTTAAATCTTACCTTTGAACGCAATCAAAAGGTTGCCATTATCGGTGCTAATGGTATCGGGAAAACAACTCTCTTGAAGTCTCTCTTGGGAATTATCCCGCCAATCGCTGGGGAAGTGGAACGCGGTGACTACCTAGAACTCGGTTATTTTGAACAGGAAGTAGAAGGTGGTAATCGCCAAACTCCTCTTGAAGCTGTCTGGAATGCCTTTCCAGCCCTCAACCAAGCAGAAGTCCGTGCAGCCCTTGCCCGTTGTGGTCTGACAACCAAGCATATTGAAAGCCAAATTCAGGTCTTGTCAGGTGGGGAACAAGCCAAGGTTCGTTTCTGTCTTTTGATGAATCGTGAAAACAACGTTTTAGTGCTGGACGAGCCGACCAACCATTTGGATGTGGATGCCAAGGATGAACTCAAACGTGCTCTTAAAGAATACAAGGGATCTATTCTTATGGTTTGTCACGAACCAGACTTTTATGAAGGCTGGATGGACCAAATCTGGGATTTTAACAAGCTAACTTAA
- a CDS encoding VanZ family protein, translating into MMKKSYNHVLVWGVIFYSICIVYFCFTPQEQSPVGVETPGIQHLGRLVFLLTPFNSFWKLGEVTSLGQVIWIFLQNILNVFLLFPLIFQLLYLFPNLRKTTKVLLISFLVSLGIECTQLVLDFFFDFNRVFEIDDLWTNTLGGYLAWLLYKRLHNTQ; encoded by the coding sequence ATGATGAAGAAGAGTTATAATCATGTTTTGGTCTGGGGAGTCATTTTCTATAGCATTTGCATTGTCTATTTTTGCTTTACTCCTCAAGAACAATCTCCCGTGGGGGTGGAAACTCCAGGTATTCAGCATCTTGGACGCCTGGTTTTTCTTTTGACTCCTTTTAATTCTTTCTGGAAACTGGGTGAAGTGACTAGTTTGGGGCAAGTCATTTGGATTTTTTTGCAGAACATTTTAAATGTCTTCTTGCTTTTTCCTCTGATTTTCCAACTCCTTTATCTCTTTCCAAACTTGCGGAAAACAACAAAGGTCCTTCTTATCAGTTTTCTAGTGAGTCTTGGAATCGAGTGTACGCAGTTAGTCTTGGATTTTTTCTTTGATTTCAATCGCGTCTTTGAGATTGATGATTTGTGGACCAATACCTTGGGTGGCTATCTGGCTTGGCTACTTTATAAACGATTACATAATACTCAATGA
- the rlmN gene encoding 23S rRNA (adenine(2503)-C(2))-methyltransferase RlmN: protein MKPSIYSLTRQTMQEWVLEQGEKKFRADQIWEWLYRKRVQSFEEMTNLSKDLIAKLNDQFVVNPLKQRIVQESADGTVKYLFELPDGMLIETVLMRQHYGLSVCVTTQVGCNIGCTFCASGLIKKQRDLNNGEIVAQIMLVQKYFDERGQDERVSHIVVMGIGEPFDNYNNVLNFVRTINDDKGMAIGARHITVSTSGLAHKIRDFANEGVQVNLAVSLHAPNNELRSSIMKINRAFPIEKLFAAIEYYIETTNRRVTFEYIMLNEVNDGVEQALELAELLKNIKKLSYVNLIPYNPVSEHDQYSRSPKERVMAFYDTLKKKGVNCVVRQEHGTDIDAACGQLRSNTMKRDRQKAVAAVNP, encoded by the coding sequence ATGAAACCGTCAATTTATAGTTTAACACGTCAAACCATGCAGGAATGGGTTTTGGAGCAAGGAGAAAAGAAATTCCGTGCAGATCAAATCTGGGAATGGCTCTACCGTAAACGTGTCCAGTCATTTGAAGAGATGACCAACCTTTCCAAGGATTTGATTGCTAAGCTTAATGATCAGTTTGTGGTCAATCCCTTGAAACAGCGTATCGTGCAAGAGTCTGCTGATGGGACCGTTAAATATCTCTTTGAATTGCCAGATGGAATGCTGATTGAGACAGTACTCATGCGTCAACACTACGGTTTATCTGTCTGTGTGACCACTCAGGTCGGCTGTAATATCGGTTGTACCTTCTGTGCCTCTGGTTTAATTAAGAAACAACGTGACCTCAATAACGGTGAAATCGTAGCGCAAATCATGCTGGTTCAGAAATACTTTGATGAGCGTGGTCAGGATGAACGCGTCAGTCATATTGTTGTCATGGGAATCGGTGAGCCCTTTGATAACTACAACAATGTCTTGAATTTCGTTCGTACCATTAATGATGATAAGGGAATGGCCATCGGTGCTCGTCACATTACGGTTTCAACCTCAGGTTTGGCCCATAAAATTCGTGATTTTGCTAATGAAGGAGTTCAGGTCAATCTTGCCGTTTCCCTTCATGCACCTAATAATGAACTGCGCTCAAGCATCATGAAGATTAACCGTGCCTTTCCGATTGAAAAACTCTTTGCTGCTATTGAGTACTATATCGAAACAACCAATCGTCGTGTGACCTTTGAATACATCATGCTCAATGAAGTCAACGACGGTGTAGAACAAGCCTTGGAATTGGCTGAATTGCTCAAGAATATCAAGAAATTGTCTTATGTAAACTTGATTCCTTATAACCCAGTTAGTGAGCATGACCAATATAGCCGTAGTCCTAAAGAGCGCGTTATGGCTTTCTATGATACGCTTAAGAAAAAAGGGGTTAACTGTGTTGTTCGTCAAGAGCATGGTACAGATATTGATGCAGCTTGTGGACAATTGCGCTCTAACACAATGAAACGTGACCGCCAGAAAGCAGTTGCAGCAGTCAATCCTTAA
- a CDS encoding YutD family protein, with amino-acid sequence MRKEIAPELYNYNKFPGPEFHLHGDKIETEGIAFSLVENIKDAFDVTAFNQRFSEVLTKFDYIVGDWSNEQLRLRGFYKDDRTDEKLEKISRLQDYLLEYCSYGCAYFVLENEAPKRASFDKKMRKKEEETPSRKGKKPAQTKRKPNADKKNRRRQKDQHSQKEDKGQRHFVIRQK; translated from the coding sequence ATGCGAAAAGAAATTGCACCTGAATTATACAACTATAACAAGTTTCCTGGTCCTGAGTTCCATTTACATGGGGACAAGATTGAAACGGAAGGGATAGCTTTTTCCTTGGTGGAAAATATCAAGGATGCCTTTGATGTGACGGCTTTTAATCAGCGTTTTTCAGAAGTCTTAACCAAGTTTGATTATATCGTGGGAGACTGGAGCAACGAACAGCTTCGCCTACGAGGTTTTTACAAGGATGACCGAACAGATGAAAAACTTGAAAAAATCAGTCGTTTACAAGACTATCTTTTAGAGTATTGTAGTTATGGTTGTGCCTATTTTGTCTTAGAAAATGAAGCCCCTAAGCGAGCATCATTTGACAAGAAAATGCGTAAGAAGGAAGAAGAAACACCTTCTAGAAAAGGAAAGAAACCGGCTCAAACAAAACGAAAACCGAATGCAGATAAGAAAAATAGACGTCGTCAGAAAGACCAGCACTCTCAGAAAGAGGACAAGGGGCAACGTCATTTTGTCATTCGTCAGAAGTGA
- the sodA gene encoding superoxide dismutase SodA, with product MAIILPDLPYAYDALEPYIDAETMHLHHDKHHQTYVNNANAALEKHPEIGEDLEALLADVESIPADIRQALINNGGGHLNHALFWELMTPEKTAPSAELAAAIDATFGSFEEFQAAFTAAATTRFGSGWAWLVVNKEGKLEVTSTANQDTPISEGKKPILGLDVWEHAYYVKYRNVRPDYIKAFFSVINWNKVDELYAAAK from the coding sequence ATGGCTATTATCTTACCAGATCTTCCATATGCATACGATGCTTTGGAACCATACATCGATGCGGAAACAATGCACTTGCATCATGACAAACACCATCAAACTTATGTCAACAATGCTAATGCAGCTCTTGAAAAACACCCTGAAATCGGTGAAGATCTTGAAGCCTTGCTTGCTGATGTAGAATCTATTCCAGCCGATATCCGTCAAGCGCTTATTAACAATGGTGGTGGACACTTGAACCACGCTCTTTTCTGGGAATTGATGACTCCTGAAAAAACAGCTCCATCAGCAGAACTTGCAGCAGCAATCGATGCAACATTTGGTTCATTTGAAGAATTCCAAGCAGCCTTTACTGCAGCCGCAACAACTCGTTTCGGTTCAGGATGGGCATGGTTGGTTGTCAACAAAGAAGGTAAACTTGAAGTGACTTCAACAGCAAACCAAGACACACCAATCTCAGAAGGTAAAAAACCAATCTTGGGCTTGGACGTTTGGGAACATGCTTACTACGTGAAATACCGCAACGTGCGTCCTGACTACATCAAAGCTTTCTTCTCAGTGATCAACTGGAACAAAGTAGATGAATTGTACGCAGCTGCTAAATAA
- the holA gene encoding DNA polymerase III subunit delta: MLAIEESQKLTLSNLPSLSLFTGTDQGQFEVMKSQVLKQIGYDSADLNFAYCDMKEVVYKDVELELVSLPFFADEKIVILDHFVDVTTAKKRFLTDDELKSFEEYLDNPSPTTKLIIFAEGKLDSKRRLVKLLKRDAKVFDAVEAKEQELRQYFQKWSQKQGLQFTNHSFENLLIKSGFQFSEIQKNLLFLQSYKEDSVIEEEDIVNAIPKTLQDNIFDLTQFILTKKMDRARDLVRDLTLQGEDEIKLIAVMLGQFRTFTQVKILAESGQTESQIASSLGSFLGRNPNPYQIKFALRDSRGLSFSFLKQAISYLIETDYQIKTGLYEKSFLFEKALLQIASQVN; this comes from the coding sequence ATGCTAGCCATTGAAGAAAGCCAGAAGTTGACTTTATCAAATTTACCGAGTTTGAGCCTTTTTACAGGGACAGATCAGGGTCAGTTTGAAGTGATGAAGAGCCAAGTGTTGAAACAGATTGGGTATGATTCTGCTGACCTCAACTTTGCCTACTGTGATATGAAAGAAGTAGTTTACAAAGATGTAGAACTGGAGTTGGTCAGCCTTCCTTTCTTTGCGGATGAGAAAATCGTGATATTGGATCATTTTGTCGATGTCACGACTGCTAAAAAGCGCTTTTTGACAGATGATGAGCTTAAGTCATTTGAGGAATACCTTGACAATCCTTCACCAACAACCAAGTTGATAATCTTTGCTGAAGGAAAGCTGGATAGCAAAAGGCGGTTGGTTAAATTACTTAAGCGTGATGCCAAGGTCTTTGATGCAGTAGAAGCCAAAGAACAAGAATTGCGCCAGTATTTCCAAAAGTGGAGCCAGAAACAAGGTCTGCAGTTTACCAATCATTCTTTTGAAAATCTCCTCATCAAGTCGGGTTTTCAATTTAGCGAAATCCAGAAAAATCTGCTCTTTTTACAGTCCTATAAGGAAGACTCTGTTATCGAGGAAGAGGATATTGTTAATGCTATTCCCAAGACCTTGCAGGACAATATTTTTGATTTAACTCAGTTTATTCTGACTAAAAAGATGGACCGGGCGCGAGATTTGGTTAGAGACTTGACCTTGCAAGGGGAAGACGAAATTAAGCTCATAGCTGTCATGCTAGGACAATTTCGGACTTTTACTCAGGTGAAGATTTTGGCAGAGTCTGGGCAAACAGAGTCTCAGATTGCAAGTAGTCTAGGAAGTTTTCTCGGACGCAATCCTAATCCCTATCAAATCAAGTTTGCGCTGAGAGATTCAAGAGGACTTTCCTTTAGCTTTTTGAAGCAAGCTATTTCTTATTTGATTGAGACAGACTATCAGATTAAGACAGGTCTTTATGAAAAGAGTTTCCTTTTTGAAAAGGCACTCCTACAGATTGCTAGTCAGGTCAATTGA